A section of the Aricia agestis chromosome 4, ilAriAges1.1, whole genome shotgun sequence genome encodes:
- the LOC121726379 gene encoding probable RNA-binding protein EIF1AD, with the protein MSKITKRKHVMNEVMWDDYALPKDNQSIVKVSRSRGNNLHEIITPQGEEYLVSMPTKFRKNIWVKRGDYVLVEAITEGDKVKAEIVKIMNKDSIKYYKEQKVWPEEFDDDKKESEKSDSDDIFVNTNRVHKQYLTSEDSNSSVDDSSDSESE; encoded by the exons atgtcTAAAATAACTAAACGTAAACATGTAATGAATGAAGTTATGTGGGATGATTATGCTTTACCTAAAGATAACCAGAGTATCGTCAAAGTTTCGCGAAGCCGGGGCAATAATTTACATgag ATTATTACCCCTCAAGGTGAAGAATATTTGGTGTCAATGCCGACCAAGTTTCGAAAAAATATATGGGTTAAACGTGGGGATTACGTTCTAGTTGAAGCAATAACAGAGGGAGACAAAGTTAAAGCGgaaattgtaaaaattatgaataaggactcaataaaatattataaagaacaaaaagTGTGGCCAGAAGAGTTTGACGATGACAAAAAGGAAAGTGAAAAAAGTGATAGTGATGATATATTTGTGAACACTAATAGAGTGCATAAACAATATTTAACAAGTGAAGACAGTAACTCAAGTGTAGATGATTCTAGTGATAGTGAATCTGAATAA